The sequence aatatatagggaatagggtgccaattgggaagCACAGCATATCTGCCATCTAAAACAACATCACTTCTCCTTCAtccagaagcttctgaagcccaTCAACCTGGTTGGGGCAGTGGTAGAGGTTGTTGAAGGAGGCGATGGATCATTCGAATGGACTATTACTCCTAAGGACAGGAAGCGGACCTTCTTCCTAAAGGCTGGCACCATAGCAGAACAGCAGGGATGGATGGAGGCTATATGTGAAGCACAGCTGAGCTCCAGGGACCATGCTACTAATGCATGTGTGGTGCAATAGATGATCACTTATTGGATTTTACATACCCTGAACAagaatataaaagcaacatgtaaagtgtttcatgagctgaaataaaagatcccagaaatgttccatacgcacaaaaagcttatttctctaaaatgttgtgcatacatttgtttacatccctgttagtgagcatttctcctttgccaagataatccatccacctgacaggtgtggcatatcaagaagctgattaaacagcatgatcattacacaggtgcaccttgtaaaaggccactctaaaatgtgcagttttgtcacacaacacaatg is a genomic window of Oncorhynchus keta strain PuntledgeMale-10-30-2019 chromosome 19, Oket_V2, whole genome shotgun sequence containing:
- the si:ch73-111k22.3 gene encoding pleckstrin homology-like domain-containing protein; its protein translation is MMAVVSATSNGADENLVEIKEDKKGWLSKRTHFTHRWKRAWFQLKETLLFYGENEEKLLKPINLVGAVVEVVEGGDGSFEWTITPKDRKRTFFLKAGTIAEQQGWMEAICEAQLSSRDHATNACVVQ